Part of the Oryzias melastigma strain HK-1 linkage group LG11, ASM292280v2, whole genome shotgun sequence genome, AGAAAcagaaggatttttttgtgaagttcctacagaaaaacaaacttcataCAAAAGAAAGTCAGAGTTTGTAAAGCATAAACCAAACGTAGAAAACGCTGTTCTGATAAATGTACATCATGTTGTATATTTAAAGATTAAGATCATCAAGTGCAAGTTCATCTAATACAGTTATAAGAGAAATGAGATGAAACATTCTGTGCTTACGATTTCTCTTGAACCACACAATCACCACTGGGACAAACACAAGCAAGACGACTCCAACAACAACAACGTCGACAGCAATAGCTCCTCCTGCGTCATCATTTAAAGGAAGATGTCGatctaaaatgaagaaaataaaaattttctttaatatcaaatgtttgtttttcttttgacaagCTTCAAATGACATTTGCTGTCTAAAACAGACATCTATTTCTAACtttattaatcaaattttatttgtaaaaagtgcttctcatgctttctgcagctcaaagtgctttagaatgaaaaacaacagtagaactGTTCTAGTTgaggaaataacaaaaaaataaataaaaatgttcctatTTACCCCAGGTCTTCTCAGCATCTATACCGAATTTTTTATTGGTGATTCTGCAAGTGTAATTTGCAGAGTCTGTCCTCAGAATCTCCACATGGTCTCGTCTTTGTAGAGTGTCATCGTCATTTGGGCGAACCCCGGTTGAAAGCAGCCCATCATCTGCTGTTAGAACACGGCCGTTTCTCTTGATCTCCATAGTAATATTCTTTGGATAAAAGCCTGTGGCTAAGCAGGTCagcacaatgtttgttttttctttagcttgTGTTGCAAACATGAACACTTCAGGTGGTTctgtaataaaaaacagaatgtaaTGCTATCAGGATTGAAATTCAACAGTATgcaaaatatctaaatttaGTAAAGCaaaacatacatacatacatatatacatatgtatatatatatatatatatatatatacatatatattagagctgtcaggcgattaaaatgttttatcgcgattaatcgcattgtccaaagttaactcgcgattaatcgcaaatttacatgtggccttttattaagaaaaaaaatgtgtgcttcgtggaatttagtagttctacattaattatgaaaacaagaatgacaaaattaattgttttcatcagacatactttattttgtaacattgtattgagataaactttcttaccattaaaaggctgtaacataaaatgcctaacaaaagcccaagtgcaagtgaagggcattttaaattcaaaacttcaatcaacgttcagtaaaataaaataaataacatcaaaaataaaatttccataacactttcatgttcattttttgtcaggaccaaatcttttcctcctctgctgaactgcagtaataaatgaaatagagatttatcatttccaattaacttttgttttttaaaacattaaagactgagaaaagcgggatacactgtggatagtttgacagtctgttactgccgccacgttctctggctgcagctcgatgggGAGGTTCAcgtgatgaatatgccggcagacagaccgctctgctggggttggatcacgcttaaacctccagaacatttaaaacgtcctccggtgcgcttgctgttcggaacgtcgggggtctgcagctctcgggacgcggtgccggacgcgagccggtaccaccagacgtggtactggacgcgaaccggagccaggttagggtgcaggagctctccaggtcctagcgccggccggttttagctcgcagctcggtggttggagacccgcccgtgatctcgTGAGatcagccggtgagttagagggcgggacgcctgcgcgcgcggtatggaaaggcacgtatgagaaagtccgcgattaatgcgtcaaaaaaattgtcggcgtcaagcacacgtcagattaatgcgtttttaacgcgacaaatctgacagccctaatatatatacatatatacacatgcatatacatacatacgtatgtatatatgtatatgtatgtctatatgtatttgtatgtatgtatatatatacatacatacatatacatttatacatatatatgtatacacataTACAGGCGACAGTAGTCCCCATGGTAATTGGAGCAAaaggggctgtaacctccaagcTGGAGGAGTGTCTACAGCAGATCGCTGGAAATACCTCAGatatctcagtccagaaaagcgcAGTGCTAAGAACAGCTCagatactgcaggaccctcaagctcccagacctctggtagaggactCGAGCTAAGAGGAGAAAACCACCCGCGAACGGTGAGAGgggcgtttttttgtttgtttgtttttttgttttttttaaatatattttattttttaaatttacatctGGAATCTAAGTTATTGGTGAGCAGAAGGCAGCAAAAGGTTTAACATACTGGTAATGGAGGCATTTATGAGCTCTGATGTTGAATAAACGAGGAATGTTTTCATCATGTCCATGCACTCCTTCTTGTCATAAGACACTATCACATGGGGGTTGCTCCATGCAGCCTGGATGTCATTTCCGTCATACTTGTTTCTGTCCAAGCTACGCTTAAACTGGAGGGTACCATTTTCATCCTCTTCAGCGAAACAGCCATGTAACGACTGAAGAACATGAATGTCTGAGGGGAGATGGaagacaaacattaaaaacaaacgttATATTCAGGTAATAAAACATGTGAcaatattcatttataaaatagatTGCATTAATATTATATTCTATGGAGAATGATTATTTAATTGAATATTGTTGCTGTTATACATAACCTTTGGGACTTGATTTCTTTTGGCTGATCAGGATTTCGAATCGCTTCTCTTCTCCCTTCTCGTACTCTGTACCTTTATCCCAGTATTCCTGTTCGAGTATCTCCTTTATCCACTTCTGTTTGGGAATTGTCTTTTGAATAGTGCTGTCATAGTAGTAGATCATTCTGCCGTCCAGCAGACCAATAGCAGAGAATTTATGGATGCCTGTCAGGTTCACAGGTTCAGAGAAGGCCGTGCAGGTGTGCATCAGAGAGTGTATCTctgtaaataataattataaaaaaaaagtgaggccacacattcagaaaaaatgtaaatattgcatttaattaGCTAAACTGGTTTGCAACAGTAGCCTAAAGTGAAACCACACATCAAGTGAGTATGTAACAATGAGGACATTTCAAGAGTCCCTTTCTCCAAACAAGATTTCTATTTCGAAAGCAGAATTTGATGCTTTTCTAAACAGAAGtcatgcttttaaaaaacaatttatttaaaactggattagacaaaatgtatttcaagcaatcaaagcaagaatgcATAATGAatcaacagaagtttacatccacacaaATATGtatcaaacatttaataattagACATTAAATATTAGATTGCttaaaagggagtgggaggacgCAAACGCAACGTTCAAACCTTTATAGACAATTAAGGTtcaaaattattaaatgaaaacaaaatctgctCACTTGAAGAATTTTGTAACTTTAATAATGTGAAGCGCTCTGTACAAGAAACATGGCAGAGATTTATATGTCTTCAAAAGAAAACCAGCACAAAGTCTGAGGTTTGTTTGCAATCTTATTTGTAATTTctgaaatattatattttgttcTCTTAAACAGCTTAATTTTGACCTTTTAGTCTAGTTCCAGGGTCAGCAATCTACGGCACGCGTTCCACCTGAGGGAAAGACAGTGGCACGCCAGggtgtgaaaacaaaaagctattttgtcgtctgtttgtatttttcggATTTGAAAAGAGTGATCATCTCTTCACACAAGGATCTTTGATCTCCACCCTTGAATCTAGACAAATCTAAAGAAGCTGCGGCTGATTGGTGCTGGTGGGTCCACTGTCTTCTGGATCACTGATTACCTGACAGACAGGCTGCAGTTTGTCCGGCTGGACAGTGTCCTGTCTGATGAGGTGATGAGTGGTGTGGGAGCCCCACAGGGCACTGTGCTCTCTCCTTTCCTGTTCACCCTGTACACCGCTGATTTTCAGTACAACTCAGAGTCTTGCCACTTAAAGAAGTTTTCTGATGACTCTGCAATTATTGGGTGTATAAGCGGAGGACGGGAGGATGAGGTGTACAGGGGGCTGGTGGACAGATTTGTGGAGTGGTCTGGAGAAAATCAACTGCTGCTTAATGTCGACAAGACCAGAGAGATGGTCATCGAATTTAGGAGGAAGAGCACAGCACCGCAGCCCCTTAGCATCCTGGGTAAGGACGTTAAGGTCGTTGAGGAGCACAAGTACCTGGGTGTGACCATCGACAACAAGCTGAGCTGGAGGACCAACAGCACGGCTGTCTACAAGAAGGCCTGCAGCAGACTTTATTTCCTAAGGAAGCTGAGGTCCTTCAATCGGTGCAGCAAAATGCTGGAGATCTTCTACCAGTCAGTGGTAGCCAGCACTCTGTTCTTCTCTGTGGTCTGCTGGGGGGGCAGCATCGCTGCAGGGGACACCAACAGGCTGAACAAACTGATAAGGAAGGCTGGCTCCATCATCGGCTGCAAGCAGGACACCTTTGAAGCTGTGGTGGAGAGGAGGACCCTCAACAAGCTGCTATCCATCATGGATAGCCCAGACCATCCTCTCCACCCAGTTCTGGACAAACAACGGAGCGCCTTCTCCAAAAGGCTCAGACAACTCTGCTGTTCCAGGGACCGCTACAAGAAATCATTTCTTCCACATGCAATAATACTGCAAAACTCCTCATCGCTCTGTAACAGATAACCCACCAACTGACTTTTTAAATGACCATTGTCCATTACAGCCTCAATTTGCACACTCCCTATTATTATATTCTGCACAgtacaatttgcacaattgtttttttttttttgtatattctTTCCTTAACTAttgtaaatattgatttttctctATATGTTAATATCTTCTGTATATGACTAATACTGCAACAGTCTAATTTCCtagcctgggatgaataaagtatttctattctattctatcgtactgctccttaatattaccatatttcaccTACTGTATAGAAGTTTGGGGTAATAATGATAAGAGTTCACTACATCCTCTCTTTATGTTTCAGAAACGAGCCATCAGAACTATACATAAAGCCGGTTATCTTGATCacactaacaatttattttatcaatccagaattttaaaactgtatgaccTTGTTGATCCTTACACTTCACAGTTACTATACAGAGCTAGCGGGAAAACATTACCGTACaatatccagaaacagttcttagaaaaagaaggaggaacaaactgagagaatgcaggaacttcaaggtcagattgataagaaccacaaagaaaagtttctgtgtttctgtgtgtggcactaaactctggaacaagttaagtaatgagctcaaacaatgttcaagcatttatacattcaagaaaatgtataaagaaactctaatttCACAATATGAAGATAAGACGAGTTAAGGATCAACTGGTGTTTGAATAATTCCAAATGTTTGAACTTGAatgtgataaaataatcaaagctttttctaaatgcaattaatgagttttatgttatgtaataagcagtaatgattactgaaaagtttacagtCACTAtggtattgattttttttacttgatccaaaatatgtagcaatgattacaggattattgtaattatgtgttctaaagataatcaataATTATTAcatattgtgtgaatcattaatgtttactgacAAAATAGAATTCAGAGAATGATTAATAAGAActctattgttactttaaaacttgatttcaatgtgtaattattatttttctgcatcaatatgacattgtattttgatgataatcaatgagtattataTATCTGTTATatgatgtatgattgatgttactgtttactgaaataatgtttgatgagattaatcaatactcaacaagcacttcactttgctattgggaatttaaaaaaaaaacagattgcataattatgctaaacagTGAAATGAACTAATTAAgtagggtgggattatataagttcgcttcttcccactccttttcaagcaatcgatcaaactctactgactttagttaattatcacaaaaaatgaatgaaccaaatgtgacataagtgtgttttatttttgttttctattttctaattgatgaatttaattgtttctgtaatgagtttgaaattattgtttgttttgtcctgtattttttaatctatgctTGAAGTAAACCaaacaattaatcaatcaatcaaccataGGGTCATAAGGAAAGGACGCAGCGCTGTGACCCCGCCCACCAATATAAACGCtgcagacttttttatttttttcaataaaacttcaTTGCTTCACACAACACACATTACTCTCAGCGCCAGCCTTCATGATCGGGTGATTTAAATTAATGCACACcgtagaaaaaaaaggttgccACAGTGAAATTAAAAAGCTGTGATAATTCCTGTTTTCTGAAACTGTTACCGACAGTGGGGGTGGCACGGATGTCGCCCTGGGCGAACCACAACCAGTAGCGCCCTTCAGAGTCCCCCCCATTACAAAGCTATTACAAAATGATGTGAGTTTTATGAGTGTAATGCTGCGATTGACCTCTAGGtgtaaaat contains:
- the LOC112162438 gene encoding class I histocompatibility antigen, Non-RT1.A alpha-1 chain isoform X2, with the protein product MHTCTAFSEPVNLTGIHKFSAIGLLDGRMIYYYDSTIQKTIPKQKWIKEILEQEYWDKGTEYEKGEEKRFEILISQKKSSPKDIHVLQSLHGCFAEEDENGTLQFKRSLDRNKYDGNDIQAAWSNPHVIVSYDKKECMDMMKTFLVYSTSELINASITKPPEVFMFATQAKEKTNIVLTCLATGFYPKNITMEIKRNGRVLTADDGLLSTGVRPNDDDTLQRRDHVEILRTDSANYTCRITNKKFGIDAEKTWDRHLPLNDDAGGAIAVDVVVVGVVLLVFVPVVIVWFKRNLCFSVGTSQKNPSVSSTPAITAGSENIPLINLPRAVSSPRGIPNQRTPNPSLRRSMSDPTRKTSKKKTFYSSI
- the LOC112162438 gene encoding class I histocompatibility antigen, F10 alpha chain isoform X1, with amino-acid sequence MFFIVIHYVLVAINTASSEIHSLMHTCTAFSEPVNLTGIHKFSAIGLLDGRMIYYYDSTIQKTIPKQKWIKEILEQEYWDKGTEYEKGEEKRFEILISQKKSSPKDIHVLQSLHGCFAEEDENGTLQFKRSLDRNKYDGNDIQAAWSNPHVIVSYDKKECMDMMKTFLVYSTSELINASITKPPEVFMFATQAKEKTNIVLTCLATGFYPKNITMEIKRNGRVLTADDGLLSTGVRPNDDDTLQRRDHVEILRTDSANYTCRITNKKFGIDAEKTWDRHLPLNDDAGGAIAVDVVVVGVVLLVFVPVVIVWFKRNLCFSVGTSQKNPSVSSTPAITAGSENIPLINLPRAVSSPRGIPNQRTPNPSLRRSMSDPTRKTSKKKTFYSSI